CTGGAAAGTCGATGGTAGGTGCAGAAGAGTCAGGCAAGCATTGGTTGTAAATCATTTCCCAAATTCTAGTAGAGTGCGGGCCTGAGTAGCCAGTAAACCTTTCTGGATTTTCTAACAAAGAAACGTATACACATCCGCTATCAAGTTCATTATCAACATAACAATATTGATGAGCTTCATCATCAAGCCGTTCTAAAAGGCACGATTGTGAAATCTTATCAACATGTTCCATGACAGATCGATCAGTTTCAACAATTTGTCTAGAAAGCTCGGGCATGAATCCTTCAAGCTTGCCTAACGATTTGGAGCTCCAAACTTCTGGTACATCTTGTTCATCAGTTACGAGAACATTGCATGCACTACTTCCACACGCAACATTATCATCAAGATTATAACGGCATTCCTTATTAAATAGATTTAGTCTATAAAACCTCATATAATCAGATTTTTCTGTCAAGTCAAATAGTAGTGGAGAAACTCGAGAATTCAGGTTTTCGATATCACTGTAAGAAGAATTCAATGTATCATgaataattgattttccatcattttttatcgACCAAGGAGAACCTGATTTAACGCTAGAACCAGACTTACACAAAACTTGGCATACGTTTTTGTACAATATTAAGAGACCAACAAGGCCCTTTGCAATCTTCAtctattattattttaaaaatgtcaggaattcttttttaagttttttaatttacacAAAATCAATACTCCGAACAGCTCTAGTAGTTGGTATTTGGCAGGATAGATATTAGTAAACATACCCACATAAACATGTTACTTATCTTTGCTACTTGGAAGTTATAGGTCTTTGGACCTGGAAAAGTAATCAAACAAATACCAATTCCATTACAATGGGGTTTTGGGGTCGAAACTCGTTTGAAGCCGATAAAAAGgtatgttttattttacagaTGGGCGAGGTGTCCAGGTTGGAGATGTACGGAACGGATATGAGTAACCAGGGTTGCCTTTAAagatttataaaaacaatatttacaTTGCTTCATCTCACATCCATGAAGATgtatttgcaaattttttttttttaaatttttgttctgtaattcttttttttgtttattgatGTGTTTTGTAATTGTTGGGCGTTgaattatttacttttcctCGAACAATCAATTAAGGTAGTTGGGATAGAAGCAATGACTTGTACGtttatcaaaaatactTTGCAATCTAATTTTGGATATTTCTTAACATCTTGTCACTCTGTAACTCGTTTATCTCTTTTGAAGTGTTGGAAATGGACTAACAGTACAAGCATATCTTGGTGACCGGTGGGTCTCAGGGACTTGGCAAGGCAATAGCTAAGGAACTCGTGCTACGTGGGGCAAATGTAACAATTGTTGCAAGGACTGTAACTAAATTGCAAGAAGCAGTGGCTGAGCTTTCAGACTCAAAAATTCATGAAGATCAACAAGTATCGTTTGAGAGCGTGGATCTTACAAGTTATGAGAGTGTCCATAGCATGATAGAAAGACTTCCATTTTGCCCGGATCATGTTGTTCATTGCGCCGGATCTTGCATTCCTGGTTTCTTCACGGAATTGGATCCCTcggtttttgaaaagcaaatgcgacaaaattatttggCTAGTGTTTATGTTTGCCATGCTGCAATTAGAAGGATGAAGGAAATATCTCCTTCATATTCTCGAAGGATTCTTCTAGTTGGCTCCCTACTCAGTTCTTTACCTATTATAGGCTATTCGGCATATTCCCCTGTAAAAGCTGCTGTCCGAAATTTAGCTGATTCTCTTCGCCAAGAATGCATTTTGTATGATATTGAAGTCTCTGTTTATCTTCCTAGCACCATCCTTTCTCCAGGATATGAACAAGAAAATACACTGAAACCGGAATTGGTTTTACAGATGGAGGGTATGGATTCCGTACAAACTTGCGAGGAAGCAGCCTCCCATTGCATGACAGGTTTAGATCGAGGAGATTTTTTGATTGCAAATGAATCAACTGGCCATCTAATGAAAAACCATTGTCGAAACTCTAGCCCACATGATAATCCTATTTTAGAATACTTATTTGCTCTTGTTTCTCTTCTAGCTTGGCCATTCTATAGAAGAAAGCTAGACAGTTTGGTTTATCAATATGCTTTAGAAAAGGGTTACAGACAACCTTCGAGCTCTAGAAATAGTTGgatatttactttattgCTGACATTTACTCAACTCACCATTTTCTATCTTTCCCTAAACtgtttaattgaaaatccTTATAGAATGCTTAGAAATACTTTTCCTATTTGGTTTATCATGCAAACATTGCAAATCTATATTCAAAGCCCACGCCCACCCTTAACCCCAAAGAGATTACTTGCCGGTGCAGCATCAATGTTGATAGGCTCTTTACTCATCTCCTTCATTCTCGTAGCATTTGGAGCACCACTTCTGCACGACTTTCATTTGACGTATTTTTGTGCTCTAACGCTCAGCGTCTTTACTGTATATCCTCTTGCAAGCACGCTTGCTTTTAACACTGAACAATGGCAAAGGTTCCTTACTTTAAAATCCTTTAATGTTATAGGTAGCATGCAGCTAAGAAGCTGGGGTCCTATTATTGGTGCTTGGTTTGGCGCTTTTCCTATCCCATTAGATTGGGACCGTCCTTGGCAGGCTTGGCCCATTACTATAGTAATTGGTGCATTCTTAGGATATGCTTTTGCAGCTATAGTTGGAGAGATTCTTCAATAGACAATTATACAGTTGgttaaattctttatttttagttatCGTTAAAGAGCGGAGCGTTATCGCTAATTATACTTTGAGAAATagatttgaaatttcttagaaatttaaaaaaatagaatgaACGTCagtattttgttttcctaTGAGtagtaaatatataataaaatgtaaattaaCCAAAGTAACTAAaactaataaaattaacatTAACGCATGACCAATCCTTAAGGGACAAGATTATAAacaaatgcttttttttttaaaaaatccgtctattttactttaaaaattttcagcATCTTTTCTTGGTTTTCTTCTAAATTAGTGACAAAGGGCGATGCCAGATTAT
Above is a genomic segment from Schizosaccharomyces pombe strain 972h- genome assembly, chromosome: III containing:
- a CDS encoding pig-F/3-ketosphinganine reductase fusion protein, encoding MGFWGRNSFEADKKHILVTGGSQGLGKAIAKELVLRGANVTIVARTVTKLQEAVAELSDSKIHEDQQVSFESVDLTSYESVHSMIERLPFCPDHVVHCAGSCIPGFFTELDPSVFEKQMRQNYLASVYVCHAAIRRMKEISPSYSRRILLVGSLLSSLPIIGYSAYSPVKAAVRNLADSLRQECILYDIEVSVYLPSTILSPGYEQENTLKPELVLQMEGMDSVQTCEEAASHCMTGLDRGDFLIANESTGHLMKNHCRNSSPHDNPILEYLFALVSLLAWPFYRRKLDSLVYQYALEKGYRQPSSSRNSWIFTLLLTFTQLTIFYLSLNCLIENPYRMLRNTFPIWFIMQTLQIYIQSPRPPLTPKRLLAGAASMLIGSLLISFILVAFGAPLLHDFHLTYFCALTLSVFTVYPLASTLAFNTEQWQRFLTLKSFNVIGSMQLRSWGPIIGAWFGAFPIPLDWDRPWQAWPITIVIGAFLGYAFAAIVGEILQ